The nucleotide window CGCCTCCAGTTTGGGGAACAGGCCGGTCGCCGGGGTGATGTCGTGGTAGGCGATGTCGAGTCGGTGGATGCGCGCATCCGTGATGTCGCTGATCCCGCGCTGCATGGACCGTTCTATGAGTGCGCGTTTCATCACCCAGTCGATCTCCGTGTCCACGGTCGAGAAGTCCTGTGACTCGACCGCGGTGAGCATCCGCGTCCACAGGTCGATGACATAGCCTGCGAGCTTCTCATCGCCGAGGCTGTGATCGCCGTTGTCGACGATCCGCTGCGCCCGATCCCGGTAATCGGCGAGCAGACCCAAGGGAGTCGTCGTGGTCCCGTCGGTGCGCTCGAGGACGACGGTGCCTGTGAGGTCGCGGGCGACGAGCCGGATATCGCGCACGGGGTGGCGCAGACCGTTCTCCGGGATCCGCGCGCCCTGTTCGATGAGGTCGAGCATGAGGATCGCCGATCCGAGCTTGAGCGCCGAGGTGGCCGTCGACATCGAGGAATCACCGACGATGACGTGCAGCCGACGGTACTTCTCCGCATCCGCGTGCGGTTCGTCGCGGGCGTTGATGATCGGCCGCGAACGTGTCGTCGCCGAGGACAGCCCCTCCCACATCACATCGGAGCGAGCGGAGAGTCCGAACATCATCTCCGAGCGATCGGACTCCTCATCGGGAGAGAACGATGAACGGCTGGGAATGATGGCGCCGGCACCGACGAGCAGCTGCCGGGACACGAGGAACGGCAGCAGCACAGTGGTCAGCCGGTTGAAGTCCAGGGTGCGGCGGATGAGGAAGTTCTCGTGGGACCCATAGGAGTTGCCTGCCGCGTCCGTGTTGTTCTTGACCATGTGGACGCGCCCGCCGATGCCTTCGTCCTCGAGAGCGGTCTGCGCCTGACCCAGCAGGTCGACCATGAGGGCCTCGCCGGCCCGGTCCTGAGCGAGCAGATCGGAGAGGTCGTCGCATTCTGCGGTCGCATACTCGGGGTGGGAGCCGACGTCGAGGTAGAGGCGTGAGCCGTTGGGCAGGAACACGTTCGAGGACCGTCCCCATTCGACGATGGGGCGGAAGAGATGCCGGGCGATCTCCTCCGGCCCGATCCGACG belongs to Brevibacterium spongiae and includes:
- the pafA gene encoding Pup--protein ligase, whose protein sequence is MARIYGIETEYGLAHTADPDGRRIGPEEIARHLFRPIVEWGRSSNVFLPNGSRLYLDVGSHPEYATAECDDLSDLLAQDRAGEALMVDLLGQAQTALEDEGIGGRVHMVKNNTDAAGNSYGSHENFLIRRTLDFNRLTTVLLPFLVSRQLLVGAGAIIPSRSSFSPDEESDRSEMMFGLSARSDVMWEGLSSATTRSRPIINARDEPHADAEKYRRLHVIVGDSSMSTATSALKLGSAILMLDLIEQGARIPENGLRHPVRDIRLVARDLTGTVVLERTDGTTTTPLGLLADYRDRAQRIVDNGDHSLGDEKLAGYVIDLWTRMLTAVESQDFSTVDTEIDWVMKRALIERSMQRGISDITDARIHRLDIAYHDITPATGLFPKLEAAGMAKNLVPAEAATRAKDVPPATTRAAVRGEFIRAAHDARRDYTVDWVHLRLNDESGRAVALKDPFATTHPQAETLIAGL